TCTTTGCTGGTGTTGGAAGCGTTTTAGAGATATAATGGACAAAGAAGCGCTGTTTTGGGATTATAAAGAGCACTCTCATACAAAAGAGCTTGAAAGGATAGGCTTGTTTTTCCCGCAAATCGGCAGAGATAAAGAGACAATAATAGAGCTCTATGAGAATCTTGACAGATTAAATATCCCAGAATCAAACAAAAAACTCATAGAGCTCTATTATGACTTAATAAAAAAAGGGTGAGATAGGTTGAACATATTAAGGAGTAGCTATGGAGATAGCAATAAATAATGCTATAATTCCAGATTTTAACAGTCTGAGCTTTAAAAAGCTCAATATAGGTATAGAAGATGGCATAATTGAAGAGATTAGTCAAACACCAATAAAAGCCAAAAAAGTGATTGATGCATCGGGTTTTTATCTTTCGGTAGGTTTTATCGACTGCCACTGTCATATAGAGAGCACGCATCTCACACCTTCACAGTTTGCAAAGGCAGTCAAGAAACATGGCACACTTCATGTTGTTGCAGATGACCACGAGATAGCCAATGTCTTTGGCAGAAAAGGGCTTGAGTTTTTTATAAACGATGCAAGAAACTCCCAAATAAACATACGCTTTGCCGTTCCATCCTGCGTGCCTGCCACAGAGTTTGCAACAAACGGCGGCAAACTTGACCTTGAAGATATTGAGTATTTCTTAAATTTCGACGAAGTTGTATCACTCGGCGAGTTGATGAATGTGCCAGCCGTTGTAAATAGAGACGAAAAATTTATGAAAATGATAGAGATAGCAAAAGCAAAAGGCAAAAGGATAAACGGCCATGCACCGCATCTGAATTATGAAACGCTTAAAGCTTACAAGAGCGCTGGTGCAGAAGATGATCATGAAAGCTATGATTACGATGAACTAAAAGAGAAGATTGAATTGGGTTTCTTTGTGTTCTTAAGAGAAGGCAGTGCAGAGCATTCAACAGATAGAGCCTACAAGATAATAGAAGAGTATCCCGATAGAGTTGCATTCTGCACTGACGATAAGTCCATTAACGACATACTCTCAAAAGGACATATAGATTACAATCTAAAAAAAGCTATAAAAAACGGCATAGACCCAATTCTGGCTTTAAAAACAGCATCATTCAACGGTTTAAAGTATTATGGATTAGATGAGTTTGATTCTATTGAAGTAGGCAAAAGGGCTTTTCTTGTTCTTTTAAATCAAGAGTTTGAAGTAATAGAAACATTTACACCAAGTACTAAAGAAACTGCTCAAGAAGAAAGTGAAGAGTTTAGAAAATCTATCATCGTGAGCATGCCTGTAATCTTGCCAGAGATAGAAAATAAAAAGATAGCAATAAGCATAAAAGATGGCTCTCTGATAACAGAAAAAATAAATATCGAAAATGTTAAAGGTGAGTTTGATTTAGAAAACGATTTACTGAAGCTTGTCGTTATTGAAAGATACGGACACAACAACAAAGCTGCGTGTTTTGTTAAGGGTTTTAACATAAAAAATGGTGCACTTGCAACATCACTTGCACACGATTGCCACAACATAGTAGCCGTTGGTTCAAGCAACGAAAACATAAAGAAAGCCGTTGAGATAATCATACAGATGCAAGGTGGCCAAGTCGTTATAAAAGATGGCAAGTTAGAAGCAAAACTGAGCTTGCCTATAGGTGGCATAGTCTCAGATAAAGAGCCCGAAGAGATAGCAAAAGATGTTGACAATTTAAGAAAAAAGGCAAAATCTATAGGCTGCAGCCTAACAGATCCATTTGGAATGCTATCGTTTATGGCATTAGAAGTGATACCACACATAAAACTAACAGACAAAGGCCTGTTTGATGTTGACAATTTCTCGTATATAAGGCGAAGCAATGAATAAACCAGAAGCAAAAGATATAGTTATGCTGTTTGATAGGCAGACAAACAAAAAGCACATATTCAGGATTGAAGATTTAACCAAAGCATACAGCACATCAAAAGGACAGATAGAAAAAGAAGATTTACTAAATACTGAATATGGAGATGTAATAAAGACGCATTTGGGATATGAGTATATACTCCTGCCTGCAACACTTTATGACTTCATAATGAAAAAGCTCAATAGACTTACCCAAATCGTATATCCGAAGGATGCATCATACATTGCCCTGCGTTTGGATGTAAAACCGGGTGATACTGTGATTGAATCAGGCATCGGAAGTGGTGCGATGAGTGCTGTTTTTTTAAGCATCCTTGGTAAAACAGGAAAATTGATAAGCTATGAAGTAAGGGAAGAGTTTATTAAAAACGCATTAAAAAACTTGCGTAAGTTCAACCTTGATGCAAATATTGAAGTAAAAAACAGAGACATTGCAGAAGGGTTTGACGAAAAGGAAGTTGATGCTATATTTATTGATGTAAAGGAACCGTGGCTATACTTAGAAAAAGCCATCCAATCGTTAAAAAATGGTAGAATGTTGGGTGTGCTTGTGCCAACGGTAAATCAGGTGTCTATGGTTTTAGAAGAGATGGAGAAACTGCCGCTTATAGATATCGATGTAAGCGAAATCTTGCATAGATTCTGGAAAACAAACCATCAAAGATTAAGGCCACTTGATATAATGTCTGCACACACAGCTTTTCTCATATTTGCAAGAAAGATAAGTGAAAAGATTTCATAAGTTATTTGTTCGATTTATTGTAAACAACAAAAATTTTTATTTGACAGATAAAGCTTCAAATAATAAAGTAAAGCGGTAAACTAAAAGGGAAAGTCGGACTTTTTATGAAAAACAAGATAAAACTTAAACGCTTATCGTCCCTTTTTATATTTTTAAGTGCTATAGTAATTGCTTTAGTAATATCCGTCGTTTGGGGTTTCTTTTTTACAAGAACTGTAAGTAATGATATATCAATCTTTAATAAACATGTTCACATAAAAAGGGAAATTCAACTCGAAAGAAGCCAAATAAGAAACATCGTAGATATGATAAATTCTGAACGAGAAAGAGCATACAAACAGCTCAAGGAAACTTTAAAAGAGCGTGATTACAGGGCTTGGTATATAGCCTACAATATTTATAAGAAATATCACGGCATACTATCAGATGACCAAATAAAAGAGAGAATATTGGATGCTTTAAGATATCAAGTATTTGATAGAGGAAAAGGATACTATTTCATAACTTCCCTTAATGGCGTTGAAATTCTAAGTCCAGAAAAAAAACTGATAGGCAAAAATCTCTTAAAAAACAAAAAATACGCAAAATTTATCCAGCAAGAAATAGAAATTGTTAGAAAGTTTAAAGAAGGCTTTGTATACGGTAAATTTTTATTAAAAGGCAGAGTAAACAAAAGGATAGCTTACGTAAAAGAATTTAAACCATTTAATTGGTATATAGGTTGTGGAAGATTTATAACGACTTTTGAAAAAGATACAAAGAAATTCATTTTAAAGGAAATATCATACGCATTTTCATCATTCTCAAATCCATCTGTCTTTATAATAAAAATAAATCAAACACAGCAATGCCCAGTAAAAATGATTTTTTATTCTCCTAAAATTTCATTACCAAAAAACCAAAGATGTCTTACAACTATAAAGACAAAAATTACCTACCCAGACGGAACACCCTGCATAGCAGATTGCCTGAGCAAACTAACCAAAACGGGAACACTAACAACTGAATTAATTTGGCCATTTCATGAAAATAAACTAAAAAAAAGAAGAATTGTTTATCTTTACTATTACAAACCATTTAATTGGGTGATAGGTTCTTGCGCTCCTAAAAATTTTGAAGCTGTGTTTCCTAATTTTAAAAACATTTTAAAAGAAAATATAAACAAATACACAAAAAATCTCTTTATTCTCTCTCTAATTTTATCTATCTTACTTGCTGCTGTTATATGGTCATTGGTATTTATCCAGATAATACATAAACCTGTAAGTCAAGATATATCAAAGATTGTAAAATTTTTCAAAGAATACAAAGAAGGTTCAAGAATAGAACTTAAAAACATGGAAATAGAAGAAATAGAAAATATAGCAAGAAATGTAAACGAACTATTTGAGCAACTTGAAAACAAAAACAGAGAAATAGAAAAACTCCTAAACAGATTTGAATCATTGGCAGAAAATATGCCAAGCTGTTTAAGTATATTCGAACGCAACGAAAATGGAGAATTTGTTCTTACCTTTGCAAACCATGTTTTGCTCAGTTGCCCAGCAATGAAAAAACAACAAATAGAAGGAAAAAGAATAGACGAGATATTTAAAAACATACAAAACATTAAAGAAACAATAGAAATTGCTTTCAACTACAATCGCACAGTTGAACTAACAACAAAATGCCCTTATATGAACAAAACAGTGAGATTAACCATGTATAAGTTAGACGACAGAAGCGTTGTTTGCATATTTAGAGATATAACTGACACAGTAGATACATTTAAACAAAGGGAAAAAATAAGGAAAACATTTGAAACATTTTTAGATAAAATAAAAACGGGCATAATTGTTTTAGACAAAAAAGCACACATTCGATACGTCAATATATTTGCAAAAAAACTATTGGGTGTTGAAGATAAATCCAGTCTCAAATTAGAAGAGTTAAATCTCTCGGACGGTATAAAATACAAATTTTTAAAGATTATTCACGGAAAAGAAACTTGCGAAAGTTGTGAAATAAATATAACCACTGTAGACGGAAAAAGTAGATGGTTTGAAGTCTATACTGCTCCACTAAGTATGGACAAAGAACCATTAGTAATAATTTCTTTCAATGACATAACGCAAAAACACATAAAAAACAAACAACTCGAGTATCTAAGTTTCCACGATAGTTTAACAGGTCTATACAACAGAAGATATTTCGAAGAAGAACTAAAACGATTGTTTAACAAAAGAAATTATCCACTTACACTCATGCTGTTCGACCTAAACGGTTTAAAAATAGCAAATGATATACTCGGACATGAAATAGGCGATAAACTCATTCTAAAAATAGCCGAAATACTTTCAACCACATCTCGTGGAAACGATGTTGTAGCAAGAATTGGAGGAGATGAGTTTGCTATCTTAATGCCAAACACTGACGAAGAAGGGGCAACAGTTCTGGCAGCAAGAATATTCGAGAAAATTAGAGAGAATAACAAAAAAGAGAAATTAAGAATTAGCGCATCATGGGGATTCGCAGTTCAACACGGAGAATTCGACGACCCAGATGATTTATTCAAAGAAGCCGATAAAAGCATGTACATAAACAAATATTCAACAAATAGAAAGAATGAGCTAAAAGAAATAATAAAATGGGCATTATCGCTAAAAAGAGAGAAAATAAAAGTACTTAAAGAAACGGAAATTGACGAAGAATATTTTCTAAACAGATAACTTGAAAATTCTCCAAACAAATGATAAAAGATGTCTAAAAAACAAGGGGGGATTCATGCACATTCCTGATGGATACCTAAGCCCGCAGACATGTGCAGTTATGTACGCAGTTTCTATACCCACACTCATAATTGCAGCAAAAAAGGTTTCAAGAAGATTAGACTCAAAAACAATTCCACTCCTTGGAATTTTAAGCGCATTTTCATTCATTATAATGATGTTCAATGTTCCCGTTCCCGGTGGAACGACTGCCCACGCTATAGGTGGAACCCTGATAGCAATAACGCTTGGACCTTGGGAAGCTGTTCTCGGAGTTTCAGGTGCATTACTGATACAAGCTATATTTTTCGGAGACGGTGGAATATTAGCCTATGGTGCAAACGTGTTTAATATGGCTATAGCTCTACCTTTTAGTGGATATATAACTTATAAACTCCTATCAAAAAAGATGAAAAACAAATGGCTCGCAGCAGCAATAGCAAGTTATGTAGGAATAAATGTTGCTGCACTCCTTGATTCAATCGAGCTTGGAATCCAACCTTTACTTTACCATACAGCAAATGGAACTCCATTATACTGTCCATATTCTTTATCCCAATCCGTACCAGCAATGATGATAGCCCATCTTACTATAGCTGGTTTTGCAGAAGCCATATTCACAGGCGCAGTATTCGCATTTTTGCAAAAAAATCTCTCTTATATATGGGAGGAAAAAAATGACAACAATGTCGCTTTATAAAAAGCTTTTAATACTACTTGGAGTGTTAGCCATACTAAGCCCTTTGGGTCTTATAGCATCTGGTGACGCCTGGGGAGAGTGGTCAAAAGAAGAACTTGCCAAGATGTTAGGTTATATACCTTATGGATTAAAAAGATTTGCAGATTTCTGGTCTGCTCCTTTCTCAGATTACACAATAAAAGGCACAAACGATACAATAGGATACATAGCATCCGCCATTATAGGTTCTCTATTGGTTATGCTTCTTATGTATGTAGTGGGCAAAATATTAGCAAAAAATAAATGAAAGCAACCCAAAGAACGCTATTCGAACTCTCAGAAGCTACAGAAAAAATAATATTTGAAACCGAGTTTTTACTAAAAGACGGATTTCTCCAAAGAGTTGAACCCAAAATCAAACTGATAGGAACAGTAGTAATTCTAATATCAATATCTTTAGTGAAATCGTTATTGCTTCTTGCAGCTTTTCTGTTTTTATCTATAAGCGTCTCATACGCATCCAAAATACCATTACCCTTATTTTTAAAAAGGTTTTTATTTATACCTTTGTTTAGCGCAATAATAGCTATTCCTTCCATATTTAGCTTTGTAACACCCGGAGATGTGCTTATCCACATATTGGGATTAAATATAACAAAACAGGGCTTAGAGACAGCATTAATGCTCACACTAAGAGTATCAGCATCTGTAGGAATAACAATTCTTTTAACTCTAACAACAAAGTGGACAAAGCTCATTGCAGCTCTAAGAAGCCTTGCCGTTTCATGGAATGCTATTCTAACTCTACTCATAGGATACAGATACATCTTCAATCTTGTAAAAATGGTCGAAAGTAATTACTTTGCAAAACTAAGCAGAGAAATAAAACCATCCCTGAAAGACGAATACAGATTTTTAGGAAACAAAACAGGAGCATTCATGCAAAAATCTATTCAACTGAGCGATAACATATATATGGCATTTCTATCCAGAGGATACACAAACAAAACCAGTGAATTATTCAAAGAAAAAACATCCATAAAAAAAGAGGACATAATCTGGATATTGATTTCTGTTTTCTCCTTTGCTTTGGTCATTTTATGGAATATGTATTTACCTTAAAAAAAGTAAGCTATTTATACAACAATCGCTTTTTGGCTTTAGAAGATATAAATCTAAACATAGAAGAATCAAAATGCACTATACTACTTGGAGCTAACGGTTCAGGCAAGTCAACACTTTTAAAGATAATTGACGCCCTAATACTTCCTTCGAAAGGAGAAGCGTACGCCTTCAATAAGAAACTAACCGATAAACTAATAAAGAGTGAAAGATTTAACGAATTTTTCAGAAAAAAGGTGGGCTTTGTATTTCAAGACCCAGATACACAACTTTTTCTTCCAACCGTAAAAGATGAACTCGCCTTTGCACCACTTCAGCTCGGCTACTCTAATGACAAGATAGAAAAAACAATAAATAGAGCGGCAGAAGATATAGGTATAAAACATCTGCTCGATAATTTCCCATTTAACCTAAGCGAAGGAGAAAAGAAAAAGGTAGCAATAGCTTCAATATACACACTTAACCCTGATGTATGGATTTTAGACGAACCAATCTTCTCGCTCGACCCAAAAACCCAATGGTGGGTGATTGATTTCATAAAACAGTTAAAAGAGAAAAGTAAAACCATTATAATAGCCACACACAACATAAAACTTGCAAAACTTTTAGCAGATAAATGCATAATCCTAAGTCCAGAGCATAGAATAGCCGAAATATCCGACGCATCAATATTGGACAATAAAGATATTCTCATAAAAAACAATTTAATACACCCTATGGGCATTTTATGAGAGCCTTTAAAATTCTCATCATTGGCACGGTTCAATCCGTTGGCTTTAGACCATCTATGTATCGAGCCTTTAGGGAGTTTTATGGATGGGTAAAAAACTCATCAAAAGGCGTTGAAATCTATCTTGAAGCTAATTTAACAAAAAGAGAAATTGAAAAGCTCATAATAGACAACTCTCCTGTTAACGCTTCTATAGACTCAATAGAGATAAAGCAGGCAGAGATAAAAAAGAAAGCGTTCGATAGGTTTTTTATAAGGGAGTCAACTGGGAGTGAAGGTGCGGCATTTGTTCCGCCAGATTTGGGGATATGTAATGAGTGTGCTATGGAACTGCTTGATAAAAACAACAGAAGATTTTTACACCCATTCATAAATTGCACAAACTGTGGCCCACGATTTTCAATCATAACTGCGACACCATACGACAGAGAAAAAACAACAATGAGACATTTTAAGATGTGTGATGAGTGTAAGAAAGAGTTTTCAAACCCTTTAGATAGAAGATTCCATGCTCAACCTATAGCTTGCAACAGCTGCGGGCCTGAGTATTTTCTAATTAGAGATAAAAAAATTATATCAAAAAACATACAAGCCATAAAGAGAACCTGCACAGAGCTCAAAAACGGTGCTGTTATTCTACTTAAAGGCATAGGCGGTTATCATCTGATATGCGATGCTTTAAATAAAGATGCAATAAAGAAACTAAAAAGTATAAAATTCAGGGAAAACAAGCCCTTTGCCGTTATAGTCAAAAACATTGAAACGGTTGAGAAACATTGCTTTGTGTCAGAAAAAGAGAAAAAGCTTCTAAAAAGCCAAGTAAAACCAATTGCTTTACTAAAAAAGAAAGAGTCAAATTTTCTAAAAGACGCAACACTGAACAGCCCTTATCTTGGCGTTATGCTACCCTATGCACCCATTCACATTCTTCTGTTTTACTTCTCAAACATTGAGTTTTTAGTAGCAACAAGCGCAAACTTAACAGACAAACCACTAATATACGAAGATAAGGATGCTCTAAATTTCAAAAGAGCTGATTACATTCTAACCAACAACAGAAGAATTGTAAGACCTATTGAAGACTCAATAGTCATGGTAAATTCCAACAAAACGCTCATATTTAGACTTGCTCGTGGATATGCACCAGTGTATTTAAACCTAAAAACAAAACCCAACATACTGGCAGTTGGTGCCGATTTAAAAAACAATATAGCAATAAGCCTTCAAGATAAGATTATCCTTTCTCAATACATTGGCAACTTAGAAGAGTTCGAAAATTACGAAAGATTCAAAAAAAATGTTAAAGATTTCGTAAATTTTTTTAACTTTAAACCAGATATTGTCGCAAGCGACAAACACCCTGATTACCTATCGAGTAACTATGCAGATGAGAATTTTAAAAATGTGATAAAAATACAACATCACAAAGCCCACTTTGCAAGTGTTCTATTCGAAAACAAAACGGAAGAACCGGCAATTGGAGTTATTTTAGACGGCACTGGCTTTGGTGATGACGGCTATATCTGGGGCGGTGAGTTTTTCATCAAAGACAAAAAAATAGAAAGGGTTGGACATATCTCATACATGCCATTTGCATTTGGCGACAAAGCAATAAAAGAGCCTTACAGACTCGCTATGCTTCTGCTTTTTAATCTCTTCGGTGAAAAGGCCTTTGAACATAGATTATTTGATAAACATAAAGAGTTTGCAAAGTTCATAAAACTTGCAAAACCAACAAAAACAAGCTCTGCAGGAAGACTATTCGATATCGTAAGCGCTTTAATTGGTATTTCAGAAACAAGCAGCTATGAAGCCGAAGCAGCCATAAACCTAACTTATGCAGCAATGCAATCAGATACAGAAGAGAGATTTGATTATAACATAAAAAATTTCGAGATAGATTTTTTACAGACAATTAGACAAATCGCTTTTGAAAAAAGGCCAAAACCTGAACTTGCCAAAATGTTCCACAATACATTTTGTAATGCTGTTGTTCAAAATACATTGAATATTGCAAAACAAACAGGTATAAAAACTATAGCATTAAGTGGTGGTGTGTTTCAGAATGAATTGGTTTTTAGAACGGTGTATAACGAATTACAAAAAGCCAGTTTAAAGGTTATAACAAACACAAAAGTGCCTGTAAATGATGGCGGCATAGCATTAGGACAGATATACATGATAAATAGGTATGTTAATGAATAAAAAGATAGAAACACTAACAGAAAGAATAATAGAAAAATTAAAACCACTTAACCCACAAAAAATCATACTTTTTGGTTCTTATGCTTATGGAAAACCTGACAAAAACAGCGACATAGATTTATACATAATAACAAACGATGAGTTTATTCCTTCCAGTTTAAAGGAAAACAGTAAACTATACATGAAATACTCAAAAGCTTTAAGGGAATTACAAAAAGAGATTCAGATAGATTTAATCGTCCATACAAAAAAGATGCATGAGAAATTCCTAAAATTAGACAGTATGTTTTCAAGAAAAATAATGAGAGAAGGCAAGGTTATCTATGAAAAAAGAGATAACAAGAGAGTGGCTAAAGGCAGCGTGTGATGACTTGCTCACGATAAAGGAAATAATAAATAAAGAGTATCTAACAAACATTGTTGCTTTTCACTCTCAACAAGCAATAGAAAAATCCTTCAAGGCCATTTTAGAAGATAATGAAATAGAAATACCAAAGGTTCATAGCCTGATTTATTTATACGAAAAAGTAAAGGCATACATAAAGATAAATGATGAAGAAATTTTGGAGCAACTAAACAGTTTATATATAAGTTCAAGATACCCTGCCGACTTTGGCCTTTTACCTTACGGAAAACCCACAATTGAAGACGCAGAAAAATTTTTTCACTTTGCAATACAAATATTCAAACTAACATGCAAACAACTAAAAGTGGATGAAAACAAAATACACTTTCAGGGAGGTTGTATATGAAAGCCGTAATATGCGATGGATTCGGTGGAATTGATGTATTAAAGGTTGTTGATGTTGAAAAACCAAAGCCAAAACCCAATCAGGTTTTAATAAAGGTAATAGCAACATCTATAAACAGGCCAGACCTTGTCCAAAGGGAAGGCAAATACCCACCACCACCCGGAGAAAGCGAAATACTCGGTCTTGAAGTTGCAGGCATAATAGAAGAGTTGGGCGAAGATGTAAAGGGATGGAAGGTTGGCGATAGGGTTATGAGCCTTGTTGGTGGCGGTGGATATGCAGAATACGCCGTTGCATACGCAGACCATCTGATACCAATACCAGAAAGTATGAGTTTTGAAGAAGCTGCATGTGTTTGCGAGTCGTATATAACAGCCTACTTAAATGTGTTTTTATTGGGTGAGTTAAAGGATAATAACTATGCAATTTTCCATGGTGGTGGTGGTGGAGTAAATACAGCTGCCATTCAGATAACAAGGGCTTTAACGAAAAATGTAAAAATCATCGTAACAGCCGCACCAGAAAAGATAGAAAAAGTAAAAGAGTTGGGTGCAGACTTGGTCATAAACTTCAAAGAGACACCCGATTTTTCAGACATCGTAAAGGAATATACAAATAAAAAGGGTGTTGATGTAATCTTAGACCATGTCGGCGCAAAGTATTTGATGCCAAACATAAAATCCTTAGCATACGCAGGAAGGCTTGTAATCATAGGCGTTATAAGTGGCATAAAGGCAGAGATAAACTTAGGCCTTGTAATGGTAAAAAGACACAAAATTATTGGCTCAGTCTTAAGGTCAAGACCAGTTGAAGAAAAGGCAGAGATAATAAGGGCATTCAGAGAAAATGTAATGCCTAAATTCGCAGACAGAACAATAGTGCCGATAATAGAGAAAATTATCCCGATAGACAATGTAAAAGAAGCGCACAGATTAATGGAAGAAGACAAGCACTTCGGAAAAATTGTTTTGAAGATCCAAGAACCTTAGAAGGAGAAGATTATGTGCCTTGGCATAGCCATGAAGGTTGTCGAGATATACGATGGCGGAATGAACGGCGTTGTTGAAGCAGGTGGCGTAAAAAGGCACTGCTTTTTTCACATGGTTGATGATTTAAAAGTCGGAGATTATGTAATCGTCCATGCAGGATGTGCTATAGAGAAAATAGACGAAAAAGAAGCCATGGAGAACATGAAACTGCTTGAGCAGGTTTTGGAAGGAGATGGGAGTGAATCTGGATAAATTCAACGACCCAGAGATTGTGAAAAAAATAGCACTATCAATAGAACAGGAAGCTTCAAAGATTCCCAAAACTGTTAAAATCATGCACATCTGCGGGACACACGAAAACTCTATCGTAAGGTTTGGACTAAGGGACTTATTGCCACAAAACATAAATTTAATCGCAGGGCCAGGCTGCCCTGTCTGTGTTACAAGTTCAAGGGATATAGACGCAATTATAGACCTTGCCTTAAAAGAAAATGTGAAAATACTCACATTTGGCGACATGCTGAAAGTTCCGGGAAGCAGGCTCTCTTTTTCCAAAGCAAAGTCAATGGGTGCTGATATTCAAATGATATACAGCATATTCGATGCTATCGAGATAGCAAAAGACACAAACAAGCCATGCATATTTTTTGCATGTGGATTTGAGACAACGGCAGCACCAACAGCAGCGGCCTTATTAGAGATAAACCTGCCGAACAACTTTTTCATCTATAGCGTGCATAAATACACGCCAAATGGTGTCTATGCACTTCTAAAGTCAGGCAAAATCTCGATGGATGGACTCATTCTGCCAGGTCATGCATCAACAATATCAGGGCTAAAGGCTTATGAGCGCTTTGTTAATGAGTTTTCCATACCATCTGTTGCTGCAGGCTTTGAAGCCGTTGATGTTATGCTCGCCGTCTTGATGATAATAAAGCAAATAAACAAAAAGGAAGCAAAGATTGAAAACTCATACAAAAGGGTCATTAGATACGAAGGCAATAAAAAAGCACTTGAGTTCTTGGATAGGGTTTTTTATCTAACTGATGCATTATGGCGTGGTCTTGGCGAAATTCCAGAAAGCGGATACGAACTAAAAGACGAATATGAAAGAATGGACGCCAAAAAGCAATTCTCAATAAACTATTCTGACTCTTACATAGAGCATCAGAAGGGTTGCAGATGCAGTGATGTAATTTTGGGCAATATAATACCAACTGAATGTCCACTGTTTGCAAAAAGATGCACTCCCGCAGATCCAATTGGTCCTTGTATGGTGTCAGATGAAGGCACATGCAAAAACTGGTTTGATGGAGGATACGGTGAAATCTGAAAAAATAACGCTCGACCACGGTTCGGGTGGCAAACTTACACTCAAACTTATAGAAGAAGTCTTTAAAGCCGAACACTCGCTTGATGCTGCGATTTTGAGTGAGATAGCCTTTACAACAGACTCCCACTCCATCAAACCGCTCTTTTTCAAAGGTGGAGACATAGGAAAACTTGCGATTTCAGGAACTGTAAACGACCTTCTATGTGTTGGTGCAAAACCACTTTACATCTCAAGTGCTTTTATCATCGAATCTGGATTCGAGATAGAACAATTAAAGAGAATAGCAGACTCAATGAAAAAAGAAGCAGAAGATGCCAATGTAAAAATAGTCTGTGGCGATACAAAAGTCGTCGAAAACGGCAAATGCGATGGTGTCTATATAAACACATCAGGCATAGGCAAGATAATAAGGGCAATTGACGGCTCTGACATAAAAGATGGTGATAAGGTCATTGTATCTGGATACATAGGAGACCATGGGTTTGCTATTCTAAA
This genomic stretch from Hippea alviniae EP5-r harbors:
- a CDS encoding HEPN domain-containing protein, with protein sequence MKKEITREWLKAACDDLLTIKEIINKEYLTNIVAFHSQQAIEKSFKAILEDNEIEIPKVHSLIYLYEKVKAYIKINDEEILEQLNSLYISSRYPADFGLLPYGKPTIEDAEKFFHFAIQIFKLTCKQLKVDENKIHFQGGCI
- a CDS encoding HypC/HybG/HupF family hydrogenase formation chaperone, encoding MCLGIAMKVVEIYDGGMNGVVEAGGVKRHCFFHMVDDLKVGDYVIVHAGCAIEKIDEKEAMENMKLLEQVLEGDGSESG
- the cbiQ gene encoding cobalt ECF transporter T component CbiQ: MKATQRTLFELSEATEKIIFETEFLLKDGFLQRVEPKIKLIGTVVILISISLVKSLLLLAAFLFLSISVSYASKIPLPLFLKRFLFIPLFSAIIAIPSIFSFVTPGDVLIHILGLNITKQGLETALMLTLRVSASVGITILLTLTTKWTKLIAALRSLAVSWNAILTLLIGYRYIFNLVKMVESNYFAKLSREIKPSLKDEYRFLGNKTGAFMQKSIQLSDNIYMAFLSRGYTNKTSELFKEKTSIKKEDIIWILISVFSFALVILWNMYLP
- a CDS encoding energy-coupling factor ABC transporter ATP-binding protein; translation: MEYVFTLKKVSYLYNNRFLALEDINLNIEESKCTILLGANGSGKSTLLKIIDALILPSKGEAYAFNKKLTDKLIKSERFNEFFRKKVGFVFQDPDTQLFLPTVKDELAFAPLQLGYSNDKIEKTINRAAEDIGIKHLLDNFPFNLSEGEKKKVAIASIYTLNPDVWILDEPIFSLDPKTQWWVIDFIKQLKEKSKTIIIATHNIKLAKLLADKCIILSPEHRIAEISDASILDNKDILIKNNLIHPMGIL
- the hypF gene encoding carbamoyltransferase HypF, with protein sequence MRAFKILIIGTVQSVGFRPSMYRAFREFYGWVKNSSKGVEIYLEANLTKREIEKLIIDNSPVNASIDSIEIKQAEIKKKAFDRFFIRESTGSEGAAFVPPDLGICNECAMELLDKNNRRFLHPFINCTNCGPRFSIITATPYDREKTTMRHFKMCDECKKEFSNPLDRRFHAQPIACNSCGPEYFLIRDKKIISKNIQAIKRTCTELKNGAVILLKGIGGYHLICDALNKDAIKKLKSIKFRENKPFAVIVKNIETVEKHCFVSEKEKKLLKSQVKPIALLKKKESNFLKDATLNSPYLGVMLPYAPIHILLFYFSNIEFLVATSANLTDKPLIYEDKDALNFKRADYILTNNRRIVRPIEDSIVMVNSNKTLIFRLARGYAPVYLNLKTKPNILAVGADLKNNIAISLQDKIILSQYIGNLEEFENYERFKKNVKDFVNFFNFKPDIVASDKHPDYLSSNYADENFKNVIKIQHHKAHFASVLFENKTEEPAIGVILDGTGFGDDGYIWGGEFFIKDKKIERVGHISYMPFAFGDKAIKEPYRLAMLLLFNLFGEKAFEHRLFDKHKEFAKFIKLAKPTKTSSAGRLFDIVSALIGISETSSYEAEAAINLTYAAMQSDTEERFDYNIKNFEIDFLQTIRQIAFEKRPKPELAKMFHNTFCNAVVQNTLNIAKQTGIKTIALSGGVFQNELVFRTVYNELQKASLKVITNTKVPVNDGGIALGQIYMINRYVNE
- a CDS encoding NAD(P)H-quinone oxidoreductase, with product MKAVICDGFGGIDVLKVVDVEKPKPKPNQVLIKVIATSINRPDLVQREGKYPPPPGESEILGLEVAGIIEELGEDVKGWKVGDRVMSLVGGGGYAEYAVAYADHLIPIPESMSFEEAACVCESYITAYLNVFLLGELKDNNYAIFHGGGGGVNTAAIQITRALTKNVKIIVTAAPEKIEKVKELGADLVINFKETPDFSDIVKEYTNKKGVDVILDHVGAKYLMPNIKSLAYAGRLVIIGVISGIKAEINLGLVMVKRHKIIGSVLRSRPVEEKAEIIRAFRENVMPKFADRTIVPIIEKIIPIDNVKEAHRLMEEDKHFGKIVLKIQEP
- a CDS encoding nucleotidyltransferase domain-containing protein, producing the protein MNKKIETLTERIIEKLKPLNPQKIILFGSYAYGKPDKNSDIDLYIITNDEFIPSSLKENSKLYMKYSKALRELQKEIQIDLIVHTKKMHEKFLKLDSMFSRKIMREGKVIYEKRDNKRVAKGSV